The following are encoded in a window of Kitasatospora sp. NBC_01250 genomic DNA:
- a CDS encoding DUF7144 family membrane protein, which produces MASNTSGAPRGAVTTRRPFATGWTFFAAAMMVFGGAMSVFEGIAAIAKDDLVVVTRHYSYSFNTTGWGWVHLILGVLVVIAGVALFSGAVWARVVGVLLAGLAMVANFLWLPYYPFWAIVLIAIDIFVIWALCAGMVDGDREV; this is translated from the coding sequence ATGGCCAGCAACACGAGTGGGGCGCCGAGAGGCGCCGTGACAACCCGGCGGCCGTTCGCGACCGGCTGGACCTTCTTCGCCGCGGCGATGATGGTCTTCGGTGGCGCGATGTCGGTGTTCGAAGGGATCGCCGCCATCGCCAAGGACGACCTGGTCGTCGTCACGCGCCACTACTCGTACAGCTTCAACACCACGGGCTGGGGCTGGGTGCACCTGATCCTGGGTGTCCTCGTCGTCATCGCGGGCGTGGCCCTCTTCAGCGGCGCCGTGTGGGCACGCGTCGTGGGTGTCCTCCTCGCCGGTCTCGCCATGGTCGCCAACTTCCTGTGGCTGCCCTACTACCCGTTCTGGGCGATCGTGCTGATCGCCATCGACATCTTCGTCATCTGGGCGCTCTGCGCCGGCATGGTCGACGGGGACCGCGAGGTCTGA
- a CDS encoding Crp/Fnr family transcriptional regulator: MPAKKVLLEQGRRGVQVLVLTAGSAAIVREDDRGRRTLLAVRGPGELLGEQSVLGGGERSANVIAVEPSVLHTVPAHAFHAFVEENDLLPLFLRHAFSRVRQGDEIQQELAAAEVPVRLAAALLRLAAPAAEDVPVPVTVRLSQDELAQLIGVHRNTVVQNLAPWRNAGWVRSAPGGGLVLHDLRALRQILAFS; encoded by the coding sequence GTGCCCGCGAAAAAGGTGCTCCTGGAGCAGGGGAGGCGCGGGGTCCAGGTGCTGGTGCTGACCGCCGGTTCCGCGGCCATCGTCCGTGAGGACGATCGCGGCCGGCGCACCCTCCTCGCCGTTCGCGGCCCGGGCGAACTGCTCGGTGAGCAGTCGGTGCTGGGCGGCGGCGAGCGCAGCGCCAACGTCATCGCGGTCGAACCGTCGGTGCTCCACACCGTGCCTGCCCATGCGTTCCACGCGTTCGTCGAGGAGAACGACCTGCTGCCACTGTTCCTGCGGCACGCGTTCAGCAGAGTGAGACAGGGTGACGAGATCCAGCAGGAGCTGGCGGCCGCCGAGGTCCCGGTCCGGCTGGCCGCAGCACTGCTGCGCCTGGCCGCGCCGGCTGCCGAGGACGTGCCGGTGCCCGTGACCGTGCGGCTGAGCCAGGACGAACTGGCGCAGCTGATCGGCGTCCACCGGAACACCGTGGTGCAGAACCTGGCCCCGTGGCGCAACGCCGGCTGGGTGCGGTCCGCCCCCGGCGGCGGTCTGGTGCTGCACGACCTCAGGGCACTGCGGCAGATCCTCGCCTTCTCCTGA
- a CDS encoding NAD(P)H-dependent flavin oxidoreductase yields MTRLAARLGLELPLLQAGMGAIAGPALCAAVSRAGAGGTLALYKEPPARAARLVREVAAATSRPFGVNVVPEVTGPAGCLGQLRAVMPELPRGGFVTSFGLPDADAARAVRSAGHPLVVQVGTLEDAGTALALGAAVLVLQGTDAGGHLLGRLPVDALLAGVRTRHPHAVLAVAGGIATGRDLADAVARGADGAMAGTLFVPAAESTAHPEFKRRVVEAGADDTVITSLFDIGWPHRPHRVLRNSLTDTEDRAPATFIATTRVGGRDYPVPRYSAAAPGDGTTGRIEEMAMYCGRSCTRVTALHPAAATVARVRQEYESVRQTGAGPPNAT; encoded by the coding sequence GTGACCCGGCTGGCGGCTCGGCTGGGCCTCGAACTGCCCCTGCTGCAGGCCGGGATGGGCGCCATAGCCGGGCCCGCGCTGTGCGCCGCGGTGTCGCGGGCCGGAGCGGGCGGCACTCTCGCGCTGTACAAGGAACCGCCCGCGCGGGCCGCCCGGCTGGTCCGGGAGGTGGCGGCCGCCACCTCCCGCCCGTTCGGGGTGAACGTGGTTCCCGAGGTCACCGGCCCGGCCGGCTGCCTGGGCCAGCTCCGGGCGGTCATGCCCGAACTGCCCCGGGGCGGCTTCGTCACCTCCTTCGGGCTGCCCGATGCCGACGCGGCCCGGGCCGTGCGGAGCGCCGGACACCCGCTGGTCGTCCAGGTCGGCACCCTCGAGGACGCCGGCACGGCCCTCGCACTGGGCGCGGCCGTCCTCGTCCTCCAAGGCACCGACGCCGGCGGCCACCTGCTCGGCCGGCTGCCCGTGGACGCCCTGCTGGCCGGCGTCCGCACCCGCCACCCGCACGCCGTCCTCGCCGTCGCGGGCGGGATCGCCACGGGGAGGGATCTCGCGGACGCCGTGGCGCGCGGCGCAGACGGGGCCATGGCCGGGACCCTGTTCGTTCCGGCCGCGGAATCCACCGCGCACCCGGAGTTCAAACGGCGGGTGGTCGAGGCCGGAGCCGATGACACCGTCATCACCTCCCTCTTCGACATCGGCTGGCCGCACCGCCCGCACCGCGTCCTGCGCAACTCCCTCACCGACACCGAGGACCGCGCCCCGGCCACCTTCATCGCCACCACCCGGGTGGGCGGGCGGGACTACCCGGTACCGCGCTACAGCGCGGCGGCTCCGGGGGACGGCACCACCGGCCGCATCGAGGAGATGGCCATGTACTGCGGCCGGTCCTGCACCCGCGTCACCGCCCTGCACCCGGCCGCCGCCACCGTCGCCCGGGTCCGCCAGGAGTACGAGAGCGTGCGGCAGACCGGCGCAGGCCCCCCGAATGCCACCTGA
- a CDS encoding Crp/Fnr family transcriptional regulator, producing the protein MVGSALSAEWRGLIKSAGQELFWRRGELLLREGETADRVLLLQQGLVKVTAVSATGFTSLLALRGPGELLGELSSLDGGPRFATATAMGEVAGVAVPAPRFTALMETHGGLALAVLRSVAVRLRESDVGRADLGALPTVARTALVLARLSRSYGTPVPDAADGVARRLTINQQELAGAVGASRESVVRVLRVLTEHRLIAVSRGQVVVSDPALLARWPGAEP; encoded by the coding sequence GTGGTCGGATCCGCGCTGTCCGCAGAGTGGAGAGGCCTGATCAAGTCTGCGGGCCAGGAGTTGTTCTGGCGGCGCGGTGAGCTTCTGCTACGCGAGGGTGAGACCGCGGATCGCGTGCTTCTCCTCCAACAAGGGTTGGTGAAGGTCACCGCGGTGTCCGCGACCGGCTTTACCAGCCTCCTGGCCCTGCGCGGACCAGGCGAGCTGCTTGGTGAGCTGTCCAGCTTGGATGGTGGGCCCCGGTTCGCGACGGCGACAGCCATGGGGGAGGTGGCGGGGGTGGCCGTACCGGCACCGAGATTCACCGCCCTCATGGAAACACACGGTGGACTCGCACTCGCCGTGCTGAGGAGCGTGGCCGTCCGGCTCCGGGAGTCCGACGTCGGCAGGGCCGACCTCGGCGCGTTGCCGACCGTCGCACGTACGGCACTGGTCCTCGCGAGGCTTTCCCGGAGCTATGGGACCCCGGTACCGGACGCCGCTGACGGAGTGGCCCGCCGGCTGACCATCAATCAGCAGGAACTCGCCGGCGCGGTAGGCGCCTCCCGGGAGTCGGTGGTGCGGGTCTTGCGTGTACTGACTGAGCACCGCCTCATCGCTGTTTCACGCGGACAGGTCGTGGTGAGCGACCCGGCGCTCCTTGCTCGCTGGCCCGGGGCCGAGCCCTGA
- a CDS encoding acyl carrier protein yields MDDAVKPVVDWLLERNPTVEEIPEDLDLIENRLIDSLGFMEFVLLLEDLIGRELRLDQIDVDQFRTLRSLTDHFLKG; encoded by the coding sequence ATGGACGACGCCGTCAAACCGGTCGTGGACTGGCTGCTCGAACGCAACCCCACCGTCGAGGAGATCCCGGAGGACCTCGACCTGATCGAGAACCGGCTGATCGACTCGCTCGGCTTCATGGAGTTCGTCCTGCTGCTGGAGGACCTGATCGGCCGGGAACTGCGGCTCGATCAGATCGACGTGGACCAGTTCCGCACCCTGCGTTCCCTCACGGACCACTTCCTGAAGGGGTGA
- a CDS encoding Pycsar system effector family protein → MSASTIGTSDPSFPEPSSATTIATGTAGGLDAAWRIHGSLCDWIGRVDVKASFALSLETAALVAITTLLQTAQSSGTYSQRRQTTTVVDLWFSAVLIAAGLVFAIAAVAPRIGSRSDTDDWRHNAIYFGHLRRWNADELANELADQDLLPALSRQLVTLSRIAWAKHVRVRASLVLGGIGVTLAAMPAITNLMA, encoded by the coding sequence ATGAGTGCCTCGACCATTGGTACCAGCGACCCCTCGTTCCCAGAACCTTCGAGCGCCACCACCATCGCTACCGGTACCGCAGGTGGACTCGACGCGGCCTGGCGGATCCACGGCTCGCTGTGCGACTGGATCGGCCGGGTGGACGTCAAGGCATCGTTCGCTCTGAGTCTCGAAACAGCCGCTCTGGTGGCGATTACCACCCTCCTCCAGACCGCGCAGAGCTCTGGGACGTACTCCCAGAGGCGTCAGACAACCACCGTCGTAGACCTCTGGTTCAGCGCGGTACTCATCGCCGCTGGTCTCGTGTTCGCCATCGCGGCAGTCGCTCCCCGCATCGGTTCCCGCAGCGATACGGACGACTGGCGGCACAACGCCATCTACTTCGGCCATCTGAGGCGCTGGAACGCCGACGAGCTGGCCAACGAGCTCGCAGACCAGGATCTGCTTCCAGCGCTCAGCAGGCAGCTGGTGACGCTCTCCCGAATCGCCTGGGCGAAACACGTACGGGTGCGCGCCTCCCTGGTCCTGGGCGGAATCGGGGTCACGCTCGCCGCCATGCCGGCGATAACGAACCTCATGGCGTAG
- a CDS encoding NAD(P)-dependent oxidoreductase: protein MSLLSVGFIGLGVMGEPMALNLVKAGTPLLVWNRTTAKARRPAAAGAEVAPDAASVFARSEVVILMLLDDPGVDAVLGRGTPAFAERVAGRTIVNMGTFEPTYSQELAAEIRAAGGRYVESPVSGSSTQAAAGELVGLMAGEPEDVAAVRPLLEPLCRELTFCGPVPNGLLMKLAVNTFLITQVTGLAESFQFARRQGLDLDQLVAVLGAGPLASTTMRLKAPKLAGEDFSVQASITDSQKVARLITDTAAAAGIAAPLLDVCRALFAETGQLGYADSDMSAVVKAIEARGRTVDDQPVR from the coding sequence ATGAGCTTACTCTCCGTGGGTTTTATCGGGCTGGGCGTCATGGGCGAGCCGATGGCGCTCAACCTGGTGAAGGCCGGTACCCCGCTGCTGGTCTGGAACCGCACCACCGCCAAGGCCCGCAGGCCGGCGGCTGCCGGAGCCGAAGTGGCCCCCGATGCGGCGAGTGTGTTCGCCCGCAGCGAGGTCGTCATCCTGATGCTGCTCGACGACCCGGGCGTGGACGCCGTCCTCGGCCGTGGCACGCCGGCCTTCGCCGAGCGTGTCGCCGGCCGCACGATCGTCAACATGGGGACGTTCGAGCCGACTTACTCGCAGGAGCTGGCAGCGGAGATCCGCGCTGCGGGCGGCCGCTATGTCGAGTCGCCGGTCTCCGGATCGAGCACCCAGGCCGCCGCCGGCGAGCTGGTCGGGCTGATGGCCGGGGAGCCGGAGGACGTGGCGGCGGTGCGCCCGCTGCTCGAACCGCTCTGCCGTGAGCTCACGTTCTGCGGGCCGGTGCCCAACGGGCTGTTGATGAAGCTGGCGGTCAACACCTTCCTGATCACCCAGGTGACCGGGCTGGCCGAGTCGTTCCAGTTCGCGCGGCGCCAAGGGCTCGACCTCGACCAGCTGGTAGCGGTACTCGGCGCCGGGCCACTGGCGAGCACGACCATGCGGCTGAAGGCACCCAAGCTGGCCGGCGAGGACTTCTCGGTCCAGGCGTCGATCACCGACTCCCAGAAGGTCGCCCGGTTGATCACCGACACCGCCGCCGCGGCGGGCATCGCGGCCCCGCTGCTCGACGTCTGCCGGGCCCTCTTCGCCGAGACCGGTCAACTCGGCTACGCGGACTCCGACATGTCCGCCGTCGTCAAGGCCATCGAGGCCCGCGGCCGGACAGTCGACGACCAGCCCGTGCGGTAG
- the fxlM gene encoding methyltransferase, FxLD system: MTADWIQHDLTLADRATAERLAAHRLAPALTDAQNSGELRDWWYMRKAPFRLRYRARLPAPTVVMLLDALVQEQSVERWSLGIYEPETEAFGGPEAMEVAHRLFHSDSRHLLARAAGRATSTLGPAETVVVLAGAMLRAAGLDWYEQGDVWAQFAALRPAPPSIDSECAATLSAAAHRLMSVDTRRLTQDGGPLTYHAAWVGAFEEAGQDLVRLARDGRLTRGLRAVLAHQLLFHANRAGLPTSHQAAMAASMLNAVFYSGESPALSQPTIRTTTRVAHVTTLSDSAAVPTSAQLRDSLTDRLIAQQSISSTAVENAFRAVPRERFLPGFPLEAAYADNPNYTKADGSGTQISAASQPGIVALMLEQLAARPGERIFEAGAGTGVNAAYLATLVGPQGHVVTVDVDDDLVDGARKHLADAGITNVEVVRGDGALGHPDGAPYDRVIATVSTSEMPTTWLQQVRPTGRIVLPLRLRGTASRTIGFERRGDGWASVDDQLAVFMPLRGSMDDARRTVALTGEGDVTLQVHKDQADVVDGTALLGVLDHDRHEHWTGVTIPAGTTYEYQDLWLACTLPNSLMRMSVTDMAHQRGVARMFGWGSMATVHDGSLAYLTLRPGEPSEDGRKTYETGVIGHGPDGEALADLVVQEIRTWDRGFRDRAPRFELPDNPAGVASDLAVGRFILDRPHRPITVIWE; this comes from the coding sequence ATGACCGCTGACTGGATCCAGCACGACCTCACCCTCGCCGACCGCGCCACCGCCGAGCGTCTCGCGGCTCATCGCCTCGCACCTGCCCTCACCGACGCCCAGAACTCGGGCGAGCTGAGGGACTGGTGGTACATGCGCAAGGCCCCCTTCCGGCTCCGCTACCGCGCTCGGCTCCCCGCTCCGACGGTCGTCATGCTCCTGGACGCCCTCGTTCAGGAACAGTCGGTCGAGCGATGGAGTCTTGGGATCTACGAGCCGGAGACCGAGGCGTTCGGCGGCCCGGAGGCGATGGAGGTCGCGCACCGGCTGTTCCACAGCGACAGTCGCCATCTCCTGGCCCGTGCGGCCGGTCGGGCGACGTCGACGCTCGGGCCGGCCGAGACCGTCGTGGTGCTGGCCGGAGCCATGCTCCGCGCTGCCGGTCTCGACTGGTACGAACAGGGCGATGTCTGGGCGCAGTTCGCCGCACTGCGCCCTGCGCCGCCCTCCATCGACTCCGAGTGCGCCGCAACGCTGAGCGCTGCGGCGCACCGCCTGATGAGCGTGGACACCCGTCGGCTGACCCAGGACGGCGGCCCGCTGACCTATCACGCCGCATGGGTCGGTGCCTTCGAGGAGGCCGGGCAGGACCTCGTACGACTCGCCCGGGACGGTCGCCTCACCCGTGGACTCCGCGCTGTCCTCGCCCACCAGCTCCTCTTCCACGCCAACCGCGCTGGTCTGCCGACCAGTCACCAAGCCGCCATGGCCGCAAGCATGTTGAACGCCGTCTTTTACTCCGGCGAGAGCCCCGCACTCTCGCAGCCCACCATCCGCACAACCACTAGGGTCGCCCACGTGACTACTCTCAGCGACAGCGCTGCCGTCCCGACCTCCGCGCAGCTGCGCGACAGCCTCACCGACCGGCTGATCGCCCAGCAGTCCATCAGCAGCACCGCGGTGGAGAACGCCTTCCGGGCCGTGCCGCGGGAGCGGTTCCTGCCAGGCTTCCCCTTGGAGGCCGCGTACGCGGACAACCCCAACTACACCAAGGCAGACGGCTCCGGCACGCAGATCAGCGCCGCCTCCCAGCCGGGGATCGTCGCCCTGATGCTCGAACAGCTCGCCGCCCGCCCCGGCGAGCGGATCTTCGAGGCCGGAGCCGGAACCGGCGTCAACGCCGCCTACCTCGCCACCCTGGTCGGGCCCCAGGGCCACGTGGTGACCGTGGACGTGGACGACGACCTCGTCGACGGTGCCCGTAAGCACCTCGCCGACGCCGGTATCACCAACGTCGAGGTCGTGCGCGGCGACGGCGCCTTGGGCCACCCGGACGGCGCTCCGTATGACCGCGTGATCGCGACCGTGAGCACCAGCGAGATGCCAACCACCTGGCTCCAACAGGTCCGACCCACCGGCCGGATCGTCCTGCCGTTGCGCCTTCGCGGCACCGCCTCCCGAACGATCGGCTTCGAGCGCCGGGGCGACGGTTGGGCCTCCGTCGACGACCAGCTCGCGGTCTTCATGCCGCTGCGCGGCAGCATGGACGACGCGCGGCGCACCGTCGCCCTCACCGGCGAGGGCGACGTGACGCTCCAGGTCCACAAGGACCAGGCCGACGTGGTCGACGGCACCGCGCTGCTCGGCGTCCTCGACCACGACCGCCACGAGCACTGGACCGGCGTGACCATCCCGGCCGGCACCACCTACGAGTACCAGGACCTGTGGCTGGCCTGCACACTGCCCAACTCCCTGATGCGGATGAGCGTGACCGACATGGCTCACCAGCGGGGCGTGGCCCGCATGTTCGGCTGGGGCTCCATGGCCACCGTGCACGACGGCTCCCTCGCCTACCTCACCCTCCGGCCCGGTGAGCCGAGCGAGGACGGCCGCAAGACGTACGAGACCGGCGTCATCGGCCACGGCCCCGACGGCGAGGCGCTCGCCGACCTCGTCGTCCAGGAGATCCGCACCTGGGACAGGGGCTTCCGCGACCGCGCGCCGCGCTTCGAACTCCCCGACAACCCGGCTGGCGTGGCCTCCGACCTGGCTGTCGGCCGCTTCATCCTGGACCGCCCCCACCGCCCGATCACCGTCATCTGGGAGTAG
- a CDS encoding MOSC domain-containing protein — MAQAPPPPGPGRVTSLHLAARPGEPTVRVAQARAVTGRGLAGDRNYWAGEGPRPRRRGTGRASGVCDVTLIEAEALDALAREHGITLTSAECRRNLVCRGIRLNPLVDQEFQVGGVTLRGLRLSEPCARLEQLVRPGLIRGLLHRGGLRAEVVRGGTIRVGDPILRLPHDARPIPPPAPADRPHPVRLRTTPP, encoded by the coding sequence ATGGCGCAGGCTCCGCCGCCGCCCGGACCCGGCCGGGTCACCTCCCTGCACCTCGCCGCGCGCCCCGGCGAGCCCACCGTCCGCGTCGCGCAGGCCCGTGCAGTGACCGGCCGCGGCCTGGCAGGGGACCGCAACTACTGGGCGGGCGAGGGCCCCCGGCCCCGGCGCCGGGGGACCGGCCGGGCATCCGGGGTCTGCGACGTCACCCTCATCGAGGCGGAGGCCCTCGACGCCCTGGCCCGTGAACACGGCATCACGCTCACCTCCGCCGAGTGCCGCCGCAACCTCGTCTGTCGCGGCATCCGGCTCAACCCGCTGGTGGACCAGGAGTTCCAGGTCGGCGGGGTGACCCTGCGCGGCCTCAGACTCAGCGAACCCTGCGCCCGGCTCGAACAGTTGGTCCGCCCCGGCCTGATCCGCGGCCTGCTGCACCGCGGCGGGCTGCGGGCCGAGGTGGTCCGCGGTGGGACGATCCGGGTCGGCGACCCGATCCTCCGGTTGCCGCACGACGCGCGGCCGATCCCGCCACCCGCTCCGGCCGACCGTCCTCATCCCGTCCGTCTCCGCACCACGCCTCCATGA
- a CDS encoding DUF2252 domain-containing protein gives MNSPTERARHGRAVRQRVARGSHGRWTAAANRPDPLGVLQQEAADRVVGLLPIRYGRMVASPFAFFRGAAAVMAADLAAVADTGLTVQLCGDAHLLNFGVFASPERALVFDVNDFDETLPGPFEWDVKRLAASLAVAARQNGHSDQHARRAARAAVQAYRLAMRRLAGMGELAVWYERLDAAAILPLVSEPGRRKRVEANLGRARGRTSLQALGKLTEVRDGHRCIVDDPPLLEPVGPPELRAVGKIFAEYRGTLPEERRLLLDRYRFVDAARKVVGVGSVGTRCFVLLLTGRDEQDPLFLQIKEAGPSVLQDYLPAADQAHQGHRVVAGQRLMQAAGDIFLGWMTGPAGRHFYCRQLRDMKGSADVETMDPGLLRQYAELCGAALARAHARTGDRIAVAAYLGSSDTFDRAVAEFALHYADQNTRDHGALRTAVSAGDIPATEHA, from the coding sequence GTGAACAGTCCGACCGAACGTGCCCGCCACGGCCGGGCCGTGCGCCAGCGCGTGGCACGCGGCTCGCACGGACGATGGACCGCCGCGGCCAACCGGCCCGATCCCCTCGGTGTGCTGCAGCAGGAGGCCGCCGACCGGGTGGTGGGCCTCCTACCGATCCGCTACGGACGCATGGTGGCGTCCCCGTTCGCGTTCTTCCGGGGCGCGGCGGCGGTCATGGCCGCAGACCTCGCCGCCGTCGCGGACACCGGGTTGACCGTCCAGCTCTGCGGCGACGCCCACCTGCTGAACTTCGGCGTCTTCGCCTCGCCCGAACGCGCCCTGGTCTTCGATGTGAACGACTTCGACGAGACGCTGCCCGGCCCGTTCGAATGGGACGTCAAACGGCTGGCCGCCAGCCTCGCGGTCGCCGCCAGGCAGAACGGCCACAGTGACCAGCACGCGCGGCGGGCAGCCCGTGCGGCGGTCCAGGCGTACCGGCTCGCCATGCGACGACTGGCCGGGATGGGTGAACTCGCCGTCTGGTACGAGCGACTCGACGCCGCCGCGATCCTCCCGCTCGTCAGCGAACCCGGTCGCAGGAAGCGGGTCGAGGCGAACCTGGGGCGCGCGCGTGGTCGCACGAGCCTGCAGGCACTGGGCAAGCTCACCGAGGTCCGGGACGGCCACCGGTGCATCGTCGACGACCCGCCGCTGCTGGAACCGGTCGGCCCGCCCGAGCTGCGGGCCGTCGGCAAGATCTTCGCCGAGTACCGCGGCACGCTCCCCGAGGAGCGCCGCCTCCTGCTGGACCGGTACCGGTTCGTCGATGCGGCGCGCAAGGTCGTCGGCGTCGGAAGCGTGGGGACCCGCTGCTTCGTCCTGCTGCTCACCGGCCGCGACGAGCAGGACCCGCTCTTCCTGCAGATCAAGGAAGCCGGACCGTCCGTCCTGCAGGACTACCTGCCGGCCGCGGACCAGGCACACCAAGGGCACCGGGTCGTCGCGGGCCAGCGGCTGATGCAGGCCGCGGGCGACATCTTCCTCGGCTGGATGACCGGACCGGCGGGCCGGCACTTCTACTGCCGGCAGCTGCGTGACATGAAGGGATCGGCCGACGTCGAAACGATGGACCCGGGGCTGCTGCGCCAGTACGCCGAACTGTGCGGTGCGGCCCTGGCCCGTGCGCACGCCCGGACCGGCGACCGCATCGCCGTCGCCGCCTATCTCGGCAGCTCCGACACCTTCGACCGCGCTGTTGCCGAGTTCGCGCTCCACTACGCCGACCAGAACACCCGGGACCACGGCGCACTCAGGACGGCAGTCTCCGCGGGAGACATCCCGGCGACCGAGCACGCCTGA
- a CDS encoding carboxymuconolactone decarboxylase family protein — protein MTTSAETPVLDTLAAMTLDSIERCGFPTDTLLLTRIAALVAMDAPPMSYLTHLGAADESNLTPEQIQDVLVAIAPIVGTARVMSAATHIAQALGLAIAVADSEAGA, from the coding sequence ATGACGACGTCAGCCGAAACCCCGGTCCTCGACACCCTGGCCGCCATGACCCTCGACTCGATCGAACGGTGCGGGTTCCCGACGGACACCCTGCTGCTCACCCGCATCGCCGCGCTCGTCGCCATGGACGCACCGCCGATGTCCTACCTCACCCACCTCGGCGCCGCCGACGAGTCCAACCTGACACCCGAGCAGATACAGGACGTCCTGGTCGCCATCGCACCGATCGTGGGCACCGCCCGCGTGATGTCGGCGGCCACCCACATCGCCCAGGCCCTCGGACTCGCCATCGCGGTGGCCGACTCCGAGGCCGGAGCGTAG
- a CDS encoding MFS transporter: MPSEAARSPATSGSVLLTLAAGQFLMALDSSVMNVSIASVAKDVGTTVTGIQGAITAYTLVMAMFMIPGGKVGVLIGRKRAFMIGCCIYGCGSFTTALAPNLTVLLIGWSLLEGIGAALILPAIVALVAGNFASERRPAAYGLVAAASAVAIAVGPIIGGIATTYFSWRWVFAGEVVGVLAVLAFARRLADAPTETGHHIDLVGAVLSAAGLGSFVYGVLRSSEWGWFLPKPGAPAWLGVSLVVWLMLAGLLLVRVFLSWEDRLVQRHQEPILDPALLRNRQLTGGLTMFFFQYLVQMGVFFLVPLYLSIALGLSALATGARLLPLSLTLLAAAILIPRLRPKASPRRVVRLGILALFAGAVVLLAALDSGAGADVVTVPLLLIGLGVGALASQLGAVTVSAVPDEKSAEVGGVQNAVTNLGASIGTALAGSILIATLSASFQTSIEQNQSLPPEVVSSATVKLESGIPFLSDPQLRSALDKAGTSPEVAQAAIDANSEARIAGLRAALGVLALTALLALFFTRRIPASQTGSASPTA; encoded by the coding sequence ATGCCATCGGAAGCCGCGAGAAGCCCGGCCACGTCGGGCTCCGTCCTGCTGACTCTTGCCGCCGGGCAGTTCCTGATGGCGCTGGACAGCTCCGTCATGAACGTCTCGATCGCGTCGGTGGCCAAGGACGTCGGTACCACCGTGACCGGGATCCAGGGTGCGATCACCGCCTACACGCTCGTCATGGCGATGTTCATGATTCCCGGCGGCAAGGTCGGCGTGCTCATCGGCCGCAAGCGCGCGTTCATGATCGGCTGCTGCATCTACGGCTGCGGCTCCTTCACCACCGCGCTCGCCCCCAACCTCACCGTGCTGCTGATCGGCTGGTCCCTTCTCGAGGGCATCGGAGCGGCGCTGATCCTGCCGGCGATCGTCGCGCTGGTGGCCGGCAACTTCGCGTCCGAGCGCCGGCCCGCCGCCTACGGGCTGGTCGCCGCCGCGAGTGCCGTCGCGATCGCCGTCGGCCCGATCATCGGCGGCATCGCCACCACCTACTTCTCCTGGCGCTGGGTGTTCGCCGGCGAGGTCGTCGGCGTGCTCGCCGTCCTCGCCTTCGCCCGCCGCCTCGCCGACGCTCCCACCGAGACCGGTCACCACATCGACCTCGTCGGTGCCGTGCTGTCCGCCGCCGGCCTCGGGAGCTTCGTCTACGGCGTCCTGCGGTCCAGTGAATGGGGCTGGTTCCTGCCCAAGCCCGGCGCACCCGCCTGGCTCGGCGTCTCGCTCGTGGTCTGGCTCATGCTGGCCGGCCTGCTCCTCGTCCGGGTCTTCCTGTCCTGGGAGGACCGCCTGGTGCAGCGGCACCAGGAGCCGATCCTGGATCCCGCCCTGCTGCGCAACCGGCAGCTCACCGGCGGGCTGACGATGTTCTTCTTCCAGTACCTCGTCCAGATGGGCGTCTTCTTCCTGGTCCCGCTCTACCTGTCCATCGCCCTGGGCCTGTCCGCTCTGGCGACCGGCGCCCGGCTGCTGCCGCTCTCGCTGACCCTGCTGGCCGCCGCGATCCTGATCCCCCGGCTGCGCCCGAAGGCCTCACCGCGCCGGGTCGTCCGCCTGGGCATCCTGGCCCTGTTCGCCGGAGCCGTGGTCCTCCTGGCGGCGCTCGACTCCGGAGCGGGAGCGGACGTCGTCACCGTGCCGCTCCTGCTGATCGGCCTCGGTGTGGGGGCACTGGCCTCCCAGCTCGGCGCGGTCACCGTCTCCGCCGTACCGGACGAGAAGAGCGCGGAGGTCGGCGGCGTGCAGAACGCCGTCACCAACCTCGGTGCCTCCATCGGAACAGCACTGGCCGGCTCGATCCTCATCGCCACCCTGAGCGCCTCGTTCCAGACCAGCATCGAGCAGAACCAGAGCCTGCCTCCCGAGGTCGTGAGCAGCGCCACCGTCAAGCTCGAGAGCGGCATCCCGTTCCTGTCCGACCCCCAGCTCCGCAGCGCCCTCGACAAGGCCGGCACCAGTCCGGAGGTGGCGCAGGCCGCGATCGACGCGAACAGCGAGGCAAGGATCGCCGGCCTGCGTGCGGCGCTCGGCGTCCTCGCCCTCACCGCTCTGCTCGCCCTGTTCTTCACCAGGCGGATCCCGGCCTCCCAGACGGGCTCGGCCTCCCCCACGGCCTGA